One region of Haladaptatus cibarius D43 genomic DNA includes:
- the hutI gene encoding imidazolonepropionase has protein sequence MSAPNSEPDREDAELTAVVHDAAEIVTIEADGSLGIYEDAAIAVVDGEVARIGATGPVTREYSPEDAQFAVDATGKAVIPGFIDPHTHALFAGDRSDEFEAKLQGKTYQEILAEGGGILRTVRAVREASDEELLSNLLSHLDTMLAHGTTTVEIKSGYGLDTETELQMLDVIARADDQHPVEVIPTFMGAHAIPEGRDADDYVDEVVEEQIPAVAEQGIAQFCDVFCEEGVFSVEQSRRVLEAGKEHGMTPKVHAEELAHIGGTQLAAELDATSADHLLYATQEDIDAVVESGVVPVLLPGTAFGLGAEFADARAFLDADAPVAIATDFNPNCYSQSMGFAASLSCVEMGITPKESLVAGTKHAGMALDMADGAGTLQPGTAGDIAVLDAPSYVHVPYNFGVNTVETVLKNGQVVHRA, from the coding sequence ATGAGCGCTCCAAATTCGGAACCCGACCGCGAAGACGCAGAACTCACCGCTGTCGTTCACGACGCGGCGGAAATCGTAACTATCGAAGCGGACGGATCGCTCGGCATCTATGAAGACGCCGCAATCGCGGTGGTCGATGGTGAAGTCGCACGAATCGGGGCGACTGGCCCAGTGACCCGCGAATATTCGCCTGAGGATGCACAGTTCGCGGTTGACGCTACCGGCAAAGCTGTGATTCCGGGCTTCATCGACCCGCACACCCACGCCCTGTTTGCAGGCGACCGCTCGGACGAGTTCGAGGCGAAACTGCAGGGAAAGACGTATCAGGAAATCCTCGCGGAGGGCGGCGGCATTCTCCGAACCGTCCGCGCAGTCCGGGAGGCAAGCGACGAGGAACTGCTGTCCAATCTGCTCTCGCACCTCGACACGATGCTCGCTCACGGGACGACCACCGTCGAAATAAAATCCGGCTACGGACTCGACACCGAAACCGAACTCCAGATGCTGGACGTCATCGCCCGCGCCGACGACCAGCACCCCGTAGAGGTGATTCCGACGTTCATGGGCGCACACGCCATCCCCGAGGGTCGGGACGCGGACGACTACGTTGACGAAGTCGTAGAAGAACAGATTCCCGCAGTCGCAGAACAGGGTATCGCGCAGTTCTGCGACGTGTTCTGCGAGGAGGGCGTCTTCTCCGTCGAGCAGTCCCGTCGCGTGCTGGAAGCGGGCAAGGAACACGGCATGACGCCGAAAGTTCACGCCGAGGAACTCGCCCACATCGGCGGAACACAACTCGCTGCGGAACTGGATGCGACCAGCGCAGACCATTTGCTCTACGCCACGCAGGAGGACATTGACGCAGTTGTCGAGTCGGGCGTCGTGCCCGTCCTCCTTCCCGGCACCGCCTTCGGTTTGGGTGCCGAGTTCGCCGACGCGCGGGCGTTCCTTGACGCGGATGCGCCCGTCGCAATTGCCACGGATTTCAATCCAAACTGTTACTCACAGAGTATGGGCTTCGCCGCGTCTCTGTCCTGCGTCGAAATGGGCATAACGCCCAAGGAATCGCTGGTCGCGGGCACGAAACACGCCGGAATGGCGCTGGATATGGCGGATGGCGCGGGGACGCTTCAGCCCGGTACCGCGGGCGATATTGCCGTTCTCGATGCTCCGAGCTACGTCCACGTTCCGTACAACTTCGGCGTGAACACGGTCGAGACTGTGTTGAAAAATGGTCAGGTGGTACATCGTGCTTGA
- the hutH gene encoding histidine ammonia-lyase, protein MTEIRLDGESLTPKDVEKVARDDATVFVSDEARERVRTARERVEQVVESGEAVYGVNTGFGELVDERIPPEDIETLQTNLVRSHAAGAGRELTREEVRAMMLGRINALVKGYSGIRELVVDQLVTMLNEGVHPVVKSRGSLGASGDLAPLAHLALVLMGEGTATVDGEKMSGTDALETAGLEPVTLAAKEGLALINGTQLSVGLAALAVRDAERAIRAADVAGALTTEVTMGTTASADPVIANIRPHDGHAKTARNVKRLTENSEIVESHRNCDRVQDAYSLRCLPQVHGAVRDAVSHLREAVEVELNSATDNPLIFPADAVNSRASGTGDAAVLSGGNFHGDPLALPLDYLTNAITELAAISERRVDRMLNPNIQEPHLPPFLTEHSGLRSGYMIAQYTAAALLNENRSIGRASMDNTPVSGNQEDHVSMSAQSAYNARRAVENTLAIVGIELVCGAQASEFISGDLAHGVGTGAAYDAVREVVPPLTDDRPIHEDISAAETLVWSGLLESRVEDALDESLD, encoded by the coding sequence ATGACCGAAATCCGACTCGATGGCGAATCGCTCACGCCGAAAGACGTAGAAAAAGTGGCGCGGGACGACGCAACCGTCTTCGTCTCCGACGAAGCCCGCGAACGGGTCAGAACTGCCCGAGAACGCGTCGAACAGGTGGTCGAAAGCGGCGAGGCAGTGTACGGTGTTAACACCGGATTCGGCGAACTCGTGGACGAACGAATCCCGCCGGAGGACATCGAAACGCTCCAAACCAACCTCGTCAGAAGCCACGCCGCCGGAGCAGGCAGAGAACTGACCCGGGAGGAGGTTCGCGCGATGATGCTCGGGCGAATCAATGCCCTCGTTAAGGGCTACTCCGGTATCCGCGAACTCGTCGTTGACCAACTCGTGACGATGCTGAACGAGGGCGTTCACCCCGTCGTCAAATCCCGCGGAAGCCTCGGCGCGAGCGGCGACTTGGCTCCCCTCGCACATCTCGCGCTGGTTCTGATGGGCGAGGGAACTGCAACCGTCGATGGGGAGAAAATGTCCGGCACGGACGCGCTCGAAACCGCCGGACTCGAACCGGTGACGCTCGCGGCAAAGGAAGGGTTGGCGCTCATCAATGGCACGCAACTTTCGGTCGGACTCGCCGCCCTCGCGGTTCGGGACGCAGAACGCGCGATTCGGGCGGCGGACGTTGCGGGCGCGCTGACGACAGAAGTGACGATGGGAACGACTGCGTCGGCAGATCCCGTTATCGCGAATATTCGTCCCCACGACGGCCACGCGAAAACTGCACGAAACGTCAAACGACTCACCGAAAACTCCGAAATCGTCGAGTCGCATCGCAACTGCGACCGGGTGCAGGACGCCTACTCGCTTCGCTGTCTCCCGCAGGTTCACGGCGCGGTTCGGGACGCTGTTTCTCACCTCCGTGAAGCGGTGGAGGTCGAACTCAACAGCGCGACCGACAACCCGCTCATCTTCCCTGCCGACGCGGTGAACAGTAGAGCTAGCGGGACGGGCGACGCCGCAGTCCTCTCCGGCGGCAACTTCCACGGTGACCCACTTGCACTTCCGCTGGACTACCTGACTAACGCGATTACGGAACTTGCGGCCATCTCGGAACGCCGCGTTGACCGTATGCTCAATCCGAATATCCAAGAACCGCACCTCCCACCGTTTCTCACCGAACACAGCGGTCTGCGCTCCGGCTACATGATTGCCCAGTATACCGCCGCGGCACTGCTGAACGAAAATCGGTCGATTGGCCGCGCCTCGATGGACAACACGCCAGTCAGCGGTAATCAGGAAGACCACGTCAGCATGAGCGCCCAGAGCGCGTACAACGCTCGTCGCGCAGTCGAAAACACGCTCGCCATCGTCGGCATCGAACTCGTCTGTGGCGCGCAGGCGAGCGAATTTATTTCCGGTGACCTCGCACATGGCGTCGGAACTGGCGCGGCCTACGACGCGGTTCGGGAGGTCGTTCCGCCGCTGACCGACGACCGCCCGATTCACGAGGATATTTCGGCCGCCGAAACGCTCGTCTGGTCTGGCCTCCTCGAATCGCGCGTCGAGGACGCGCTGGATGAATCGCTGGACTGA